One Calditrichia bacterium DNA window includes the following coding sequences:
- a CDS encoding calcium/sodium antiporter, protein MAEHLLIQLALLAVGLYLLWGGAELLVKYSVQVASSFGISPLIIGLTVVSIGTSLPELFVSTVAAIENEIGISIGNILGSNIANLGLILGLGALIYPLPVQKTWLRREVPFMILVTLVFVGCAITGFQIGWAEGVLLLLLFALFVSYILRYSLREMAEFEELQKAHSDAKSQSPRVIHWLLIAVGIAILVGGSKLTVFAAVRLAEKLDVNNTIIGLTLIALGTSLPELATTLVSAAKKEVDLAIGNIIGSNIFNLVLVGGITAFIRPVEVDHTMLFLEIPILVFITLIVWPIMRTDWRIIRGEGFSLLLVYILFITFSAGIL, encoded by the coding sequence ATGGCAGAACATCTACTGATTCAACTGGCGCTGCTCGCGGTGGGACTGTATCTGCTGTGGGGCGGGGCGGAATTGCTGGTCAAATATTCGGTGCAGGTGGCCAGCTCGTTTGGCATCAGTCCGTTGATCATCGGGTTAACCGTCGTTTCCATCGGCACATCGCTGCCGGAGCTGTTCGTGAGTACGGTTGCCGCCATCGAAAATGAAATCGGTATTTCCATCGGCAATATTCTGGGCAGCAACATCGCCAATCTCGGGCTGATTTTGGGGCTCGGTGCACTGATTTATCCGTTGCCGGTGCAAAAAACCTGGCTTCGCCGCGAAGTGCCGTTCATGATTCTGGTAACGCTGGTTTTCGTGGGCTGCGCAATCACGGGATTTCAGATCGGCTGGGCCGAAGGCGTTTTGCTGCTGTTGTTGTTTGCGCTATTTGTCAGTTACATCCTCCGCTATTCACTGAGAGAAATGGCGGAATTTGAGGAATTGCAAAAAGCCCACAGCGATGCAAAATCACAATCGCCGCGCGTCATCCACTGGCTGCTGATTGCCGTTGGCATCGCGATTCTGGTCGGCGGCTCGAAACTGACGGTTTTCGCGGCGGTGCGGCTGGCCGAAAAGCTGGATGTGAACAACACGATTATCGGGCTCACGCTGATTGCGCTGGGCACCTCGCTGCCGGAACTGGCGACCACGCTCGTCAGCGCCGCCAAAAAAGAGGTTGATCTGGCGATCGGCAATATCATCGGGAGCAACATTTTTAACCTGGTGCTGGTCGGCGGGATCACCGCGTTTATTCGTCCGGTAGAAGTGGACCACACCATGCTGTTTTTGGAAATTCCAATCCTTGTTTTTATTACACTTATCGTTTGGCCGATCATGCGTACGGACTGGCGGATAATTCGCGGCGAAGGCTTTTCGCTGCTGCTGGTTTACATCCTGTTTATCACTTTTTCCGCCGGAATTTTGTAA
- a CDS encoding acetate--CoA ligase family protein: MARLHEFQGKALLRQMGITVPKEAVVTSAEAAADAVAIIGGETVLKAQAWTTARFKQGLIRFATTAADATAITRELLARQISGYPVTHVLVEEKIDIAEEYFASLIISDTESAPVLIFSATGGSGVEEIVREHPDKVAYFTIDVRNGIRDFEARNLVRRTGIHGKAQQAIAGILVKLWQTARKFEARSLEINPLVKTRDGRFLAADCRITIDDYAVYRHPELGIEIARELNHPPTDLEKIAYKIEKDDYRGTFYFIQMATNFEKTDRYVGFHGAGGGGSMMGMDALQRNGYRVANFCDTSGNPPASKVYRAAKIILSQKNIAGYFGSGSGVASQEQFHSARGLVKAFREVWLAIPAVIRLGGNSEDLAVKILTEYTRDLPAPIEGYKKDDPVEFCVERLDALIRESHIAPQPRPVQPTPSQHTYSFETPTGDITFDHDACLNCETHICVETCVPQILKLDNGKPVLNISREDARNGKCIECLACEVECHFRGNKGGRINLPIEGLDDRKGGANGNPD; encoded by the coding sequence ATGGCAAGATTACACGAATTTCAGGGTAAGGCGTTGCTCCGGCAAATGGGCATCACGGTGCCAAAAGAGGCGGTAGTCACCAGCGCTGAAGCCGCAGCGGATGCCGTCGCAATCATTGGCGGCGAAACGGTGCTGAAAGCGCAAGCCTGGACAACCGCCCGTTTCAAACAGGGATTGATCCGCTTTGCCACAACCGCTGCGGATGCGACGGCAATCACCCGCGAACTGCTCGCGCGGCAGATCAGCGGCTATCCCGTTACCCATGTGCTGGTCGAGGAAAAAATCGACATCGCGGAAGAATATTTCGCCAGCCTGATCATCAGCGATACGGAAAGTGCGCCGGTGCTCATTTTCAGTGCGACCGGCGGCAGCGGCGTGGAGGAAATCGTGCGGGAGCACCCGGACAAAGTGGCGTATTTTACCATCGATGTGCGCAACGGCATCCGCGATTTTGAGGCGCGCAACCTCGTCCGGCGAACCGGCATCCACGGCAAAGCGCAGCAGGCGATTGCCGGAATTCTGGTGAAATTGTGGCAAACCGCCCGGAAATTTGAGGCACGATCGCTGGAAATTAATCCACTCGTGAAAACCCGCGACGGGCGATTTCTGGCGGCAGACTGCCGCATCACCATCGACGATTACGCGGTGTATCGCCACCCGGAGCTGGGCATCGAGATCGCCCGGGAGCTGAATCACCCGCCCACCGATCTGGAAAAAATCGCCTATAAAATTGAAAAAGATGACTATCGTGGCACGTTTTATTTTATCCAGATGGCTACCAATTTTGAGAAAACCGATCGCTACGTCGGGTTTCACGGCGCGGGCGGCGGCGGCTCGATGATGGGCATGGATGCGTTGCAGCGCAACGGTTACAGGGTCGCGAACTTTTGCGATACTTCGGGAAATCCCCCGGCATCGAAAGTGTATCGCGCCGCGAAGATTATTTTATCGCAGAAAAATATCGCCGGTTATTTCGGCTCCGGTTCGGGCGTCGCATCGCAGGAGCAATTCCACTCCGCCCGCGGACTGGTGAAAGCTTTTCGCGAAGTGTGGCTGGCCATTCCGGCAGTGATCCGGCTCGGCGGCAATTCGGAAGATCTCGCCGTGAAAATCCTCACCGAATACACCCGCGATCTGCCCGCGCCGATCGAGGGCTACAAAAAGGACGATCCGGTAGAATTTTGCGTCGAACGGCTGGACGCGCTGATCCGCGAATCGCACATTGCGCCGCAGCCGCGACCGGTGCAGCCAACGCCATCGCAACATACGTATTCGTTCGAAACGCCCACCGGCGACATTACATTTGATCACGATGCCTGCCTCAATTGCGAAACGCATATTTGCGTGGAAACTTGCGTGCCGCAAATCCTGAAGCTGGATAACGGCAAACCGGTGCTGAATATTTCCCGGGAAGATGCGCGCAACGGCAAATGCATCGAATGCCTCGCGTGCGAGGTGGAATGCCATTTTCGCGGCAATAAAGGCGGTCGCATTAATTTGCCGATTGAGGGACTGGACGACCGGAAGGGAGGTGCGAATGGCAATCCTGATTGA
- a CDS encoding succinate--CoA ligase subunit alpha, whose product MAILIDGQQTVIVQGITGREGEVRTRLMLDYGTRIAGGVTPGRGGQTVHGLPVFDTVLEAVEIFENIDVSVIFVPAPLVKDAALEAFDAGIKLAVLVPDRVPVYDVLEISRYARECGANFLGPNTLGVLSPGKGVLGMMGGRAESAKNWFKPGNVGITSRSGGMTSSLAYYLSQSGIGLSTLVHVGGDSVVGLPHPETVKMFEADPQTDAIVVFGEIGTSQEEGVAELIAQGKVRKPVIAYIGGQAAQKGVRFSHAGAIIEGENGTYENKVQRLTTAGATVVAHFQDIPKAVLSAIALRKSQGNAIK is encoded by the coding sequence ATGGCAATCCTGATTGACGGACAGCAAACCGTGATCGTGCAGGGCATCACCGGACGGGAAGGCGAGGTGCGCACCCGGTTGATGCTCGATTACGGCACCCGGATCGCCGGCGGCGTAACACCCGGCAGGGGCGGCCAAACCGTGCACGGACTGCCGGTTTTCGATACGGTTCTTGAAGCCGTAGAAATATTTGAAAATATTGACGTTAGCGTCATTTTTGTCCCCGCGCCGCTGGTGAAAGACGCCGCGCTGGAAGCGTTCGACGCGGGCATCAAACTGGCGGTGCTGGTGCCGGATCGTGTGCCGGTTTACGACGTGCTGGAAATTTCCCGCTACGCCCGGGAATGCGGCGCCAATTTTTTGGGACCCAACACGCTCGGCGTGCTCAGCCCCGGAAAAGGCGTGCTCGGCATGATGGGCGGTCGGGCGGAATCCGCCAAAAACTGGTTCAAACCGGGAAATGTGGGCATCACCTCCCGTTCCGGAGGGATGACCTCGTCGCTGGCGTATTACCTCAGCCAGTCGGGCATCGGGTTGAGCACGCTGGTGCACGTTGGCGGCGATTCCGTGGTGGGTTTGCCCCATCCGGAAACTGTCAAAATGTTCGAAGCGGATCCGCAAACCGATGCAATTGTGGTGTTCGGCGAAATCGGCACATCGCAGGAAGAAGGCGTGGCGGAACTGATCGCGCAGGGCAAGGTGCGCAAACCGGTCATCGCGTATATCGGCGGGCAGGCTGCCCAAAAAGGCGTGCGGTTTTCCCACGCCGGCGCTATCATCGAGGGCGAAAACGGCACCTACGAAAACAAGGTGCAACGACTGACAACCGCCGGGGCAACCGTTGTGGCGCATTTTCAGGATATCCCCAAAGCTGTTCTGTCCGCCATCGCATTACGGAAATCGCAGGGGAATGCGATTAAATAA
- a CDS encoding citryl-CoA lyase, producing the protein MKPQTWQTNITRIRENEILVKGYPIEDLMGQRSFAETFYLLIKGELPTRNIARVLDAILISSVDHGVTPPSCQTAILSASTGAALNGALAAGILSINEFHGGAIADSMRLLKSAINLMKTTSMSVPDAAAAIVDDHLTHRKKLMGYGHRVHSNDPRTQKLFDIATENGVANVHVEMCLAIRDALQERGKSLPVNVDAAIAALLCELDFPETLANAFFIISRLPGLVAHILEEKSRYKPMRKIDFAMAEYDGPEKRQIPDTEE; encoded by the coding sequence ATGAAACCCCAAACCTGGCAAACGAACATCACCCGAATTCGCGAAAATGAAATTTTGGTGAAGGGCTATCCCATCGAAGATTTGATGGGGCAGCGCAGCTTCGCGGAAACGTTTTACCTGCTGATCAAGGGCGAGCTGCCGACGCGGAACATCGCGCGGGTGCTGGACGCGATCCTCATTTCCAGCGTTGATCACGGCGTGACGCCGCCCTCCTGCCAGACCGCAATTTTGTCCGCATCCACCGGCGCTGCGCTGAACGGTGCGCTGGCAGCGGGCATTTTGTCGATTAACGAATTTCACGGCGGCGCGATTGCGGACAGCATGAGATTGCTGAAATCTGCCATAAATCTAATGAAAACAACATCGATGAGCGTGCCGGATGCGGCTGCAGCGATCGTCGATGACCATCTCACCCATCGCAAAAAATTGATGGGCTACGGGCATCGCGTGCACAGCAACGATCCGCGAACCCAAAAATTGTTCGACATTGCCACAGAAAACGGCGTCGCCAACGTGCACGTGGAAATGTGCCTCGCCATTCGCGATGCGCTGCAGGAACGCGGCAAATCGCTGCCCGTCAACGTGGATGCGGCCATCGCTGCGCTGCTCTGCGAGCTGGATTTTCCCGAAACACTGGCAAACGCGTTTTTCATCATTTCCCGGCTGCCCGGGCTGGTTGCCCATATTCTGGAGGAAAAAAGCCGCTACAAACCGATGCGGAAAATCGATTTCGCAATGGCGGAATATGACGGTCCGGAAAAACGCCAAATTCCCGATACGGAGGAATAA
- a CDS encoding esterase family protein: MQLRWLIVLLAICSNLLANPGSTQTVDFHSATLDRDWRYKIYLPEDYDSTELSYPVIYLLHGSGGDENAWDPVFPLLDSLIAAEIIPPVIAVAPASGTSWWTDGKEPFETAFFADLQPDAEQRFRISSERSGRMVAGYSMGGYSALRYALAHPQMFAAATILSPALYSQQPPPESSARTSGAFGTPFDSSLWENWNYPAVLTTYLAQDLRVPIYIACGDDDWNHPEGFEYNMEQQSVLLYGILNRKSGSPAELRIVNGGHNWKLWKPQFINGLKYMLQSIR, from the coding sequence ATGCAACTGCGATGGCTGATTGTTTTGCTCGCGATTTGCAGCAATTTGCTGGCAAATCCCGGTTCCACCCAAACGGTGGATTTTCACTCGGCAACGCTGGATCGCGACTGGCGATACAAAATTTATTTGCCCGAAGATTATGATTCTACTGAGCTTAGCTATCCGGTAATTTATCTGCTGCACGGCAGCGGCGGCGATGAAAACGCGTGGGACCCGGTTTTCCCGCTGCTCGATTCGCTGATTGCAGCGGAAATCATCCCACCGGTGATTGCGGTTGCGCCGGCGAGCGGCACAAGCTGGTGGACGGACGGAAAAGAGCCGTTCGAAACGGCATTTTTTGCAGATTTACAGCCGGATGCGGAACAGCGATTTCGCATTTCGAGCGAACGCAGCGGGCGAATGGTGGCGGGATATTCAATGGGCGGATACAGCGCGTTGCGCTATGCGCTGGCGCATCCGCAGATGTTCGCTGCCGCAACTATTTTGAGCCCGGCGCTTTATTCGCAACAGCCGCCGCCGGAATCCAGCGCGCGAACCAGCGGTGCATTCGGCACGCCGTTTGACTCATCGCTGTGGGAAAATTGGAATTATCCGGCAGTGCTAACTACATATCTGGCACAGGACTTACGGGTGCCGATTTATATCGCCTGCGGCGATGACGACTGGAATCACCCGGAAGGATTTGAATACAATATGGAGCAACAATCCGTGCTGCTGTATGGCATTTTGAACCGGAAAAGCGGCAGCCCGGCGGAATTGCGCATCGTCAACGGCGGGCACAACTGGAAGCTTTGGAAACCCCAATTTATCAACGGATTGAAATATATGCTGCAATCTATCCGCTGA
- a CDS encoding AEC family transporter yields MTNILTLVFEIYGIAFIGFIVVKLRWFSLAATDGLIKFVFNISIPALMFRSLSQMELPEVLPVKLIASYYIAVLGVLFTGMGVSRFLFKYPNGKQVIFTYGGSFSNTVLLGVPIIISSLGDESAFPLFLLISFHGVSLLSTMTIFLEMSSAGGGTFWGYVKTAFAGVLKNPIIWGIVLGVLFNLTGTGYPVAVDEMLKMIAQTAIPCSLFSFGAMLSGYKIAGEVGASLAISAIKNLLHPALVWLLATRVFGIPLLWAQTATLLAAMPTGFNIFLFAHRYQQAIEMSTTAISISTIISIFTVSLLIFWFGI; encoded by the coding sequence ATGACGAATATCCTCACGCTTGTTTTCGAAATCTATGGTATTGCTTTTATTGGATTTATCGTAGTTAAGCTGCGCTGGTTCAGTCTTGCTGCAACGGACGGACTGATCAAATTTGTATTCAACATCAGTATTCCGGCGCTCATGTTCCGTTCGCTGTCGCAGATGGAATTGCCGGAAGTGCTGCCGGTGAAACTGATTGCATCGTATTACATCGCCGTACTCGGTGTGCTGTTCACCGGGATGGGCGTTTCGCGATTCCTGTTCAAATATCCCAACGGAAAGCAGGTGATTTTCACTTACGGCGGCAGTTTTTCCAATACGGTGTTGCTCGGTGTGCCGATCATCATCAGCTCGCTCGGCGATGAGAGTGCGTTTCCGCTGTTTTTGCTGATCAGCTTTCACGGCGTCAGCCTGCTTAGCACGATGACTATTTTTCTGGAAATGAGCAGCGCAGGCGGCGGCACATTTTGGGGATATGTGAAAACGGCGTTTGCGGGCGTGCTCAAAAACCCGATTATTTGGGGAATTGTGCTCGGTGTGCTGTTCAATTTAACCGGCACCGGTTATCCCGTCGCGGTGGACGAAATGCTCAAAATGATCGCCCAGACCGCCATTCCCTGCTCGCTGTTCAGCTTCGGCGCGATGCTCTCCGGCTACAAAATTGCCGGGGAAGTAGGTGCGTCGCTGGCGATTTCTGCTATCAAAAATCTTTTGCACCCCGCTCTGGTTTGGTTGCTGGCGACCCGCGTTTTCGGCATCCCGCTGTTGTGGGCGCAAACAGCCACATTGCTCGCTGCGATGCCCACCGGATTCAATATTTTTCTGTTTGCTCACCGCTATCAGCAGGCTATAGAAATGTCCACAACCGCGATTTCCATCTCCACAATTATCTCCATTTTTACGGTTTCACTCCTCATTTTTTGGTTCGGCATTTAA
- a CDS encoding helix-hairpin-helix domain-containing protein: protein MSKLNVNTATVKELAALQGIGPSLARRIVEYRETVGPFRTIYEIAAVKGVSEALITRIRHLITVDPGSPGSNTGNFILSVRMKSDGVDPQQYEDHSISVKYVRIETISDPEGNVTYLSIPEESVKKVDDDAKAVFELPKKDDLEGEVLISALAPDGELLKDKTFTAADLPEEVSINVKPRDYFAVEPNEDPNFGKSARLRGRVIEALDRQEIEFTQVVIWGATKDEPQEQDFRALIVADTDDKGYFSGPLPRGVFTAAYGVVAVGDGVTVPIHLLDDQTFPENVILVVNLDDVPLPAPEEEDDCECHKKPPAVPRDPDSADLSRADGTYSQDLGKGGCIDFTRPDRTLDEFTYSYVVRTTEPSIKGMTLEEPDKISANLLLNLLPAQFTTAAFAEKNEASTAARIVTNQAKTGLPVEKIDAKILRTLANDPDGFSLTKLTTAANRTLHADILRLVGKHLRFAPQRTRLDCKNAVDWDDEPTIYQACTIAHGHVLRFKQEWIADGYSLGNLLHSIPLAPGQKKQIAIVDWERRESAARQESLSESEQLDAFISRDRDIHEIVNATVAESTRGGSSAKTGSFGGGIGIGAILGPVGGLLGIGGGSSKASSSAWQNSSRKTAADSLQMLRDRTIQGASSIRNQRSTVVQTVRQGERVTAQTESLANYNHCHAITIQYFEVLRHLLVRQRLTDVQECLFVPLLMTRFNRDKALRWRNTLQRSVFGRLRTGFAALERIENNYVGSDLPVGTYADQTIDNIDGDLYLRFELARPKDVDDAFHAASWGFLSFLLPHIDAKQFYDNHLKEQSLKDQIFFRELGPRIAERFVQNLDVYAVDNNNVEHRLNLDPTLVSDFVNDSRLYVSLRMSDALSPIARKDIKFIKISNRSISLGGLLLYNALPANSKVIVESGSMRYQTKYSSDYLFRNSRIYNDLTANDDVRIFTPLNSQEIRNPREEDKELSRQLLDHLNEHLEFYHHRIWWAMSADRRYMLLDGFIAPNSSNKSVASVVENELIGIVGNSLILPVSRGYHLDPTFKQDVENPIDLLDHYAPNTPIEPTRMAIPTRGVYAEAVMGACNSCEFKEEERFWRWEESPIPDSPAAISPVSTESRRAEAPDLTAKDFPASIINMQTAPNAPDPTGLAAALQLIGQPNLFKDITGLTGNQQNAIAALNSAMETAKFFGGQAANLAIQGRMARDVDKAMRTIQSAKQNGLINEEQANELMASAIRGMIGGGAEKKDKPLTQEPQVEKAISNSTQRGEKVKIQRGSESVELGEKEKGEGSESFDYNVPGIVPIIAQPSNLTCWATVATMMVSWKDSVSYPITDVMDTAGAIYRTKFDNNQGLLGSEKPAFLAALGLTGEAPQSYSVQGFRNLLESVGPLWATTDELPGDGFAIHARIVTGMFGDGTPENTFLRINDPAGGRQYSETFLKFMQKFEEVAAGGLRVQIVHF, encoded by the coding sequence ATGTCGAAACTCAATGTGAATACCGCCACGGTAAAAGAGCTGGCGGCATTGCAGGGAATCGGTCCCAGCCTTGCACGCCGGATAGTGGAATATCGCGAAACTGTGGGCCCATTTCGCACGATATATGAAATTGCCGCTGTAAAAGGCGTTTCCGAAGCGTTAATTACCCGCATTCGCCATTTGATAACGGTTGATCCGGGATCGCCCGGCAGTAACACCGGCAACTTTATCCTGAGTGTCCGGATGAAAAGCGATGGTGTCGATCCGCAGCAATATGAAGATCACAGTATTTCTGTGAAATATGTGCGAATCGAAACCATTTCCGATCCGGAAGGAAATGTCACCTATCTCAGCATTCCGGAAGAATCCGTCAAAAAAGTGGATGATGACGCCAAAGCCGTTTTCGAGCTGCCCAAAAAAGACGATCTGGAGGGCGAAGTGCTCATCAGCGCACTCGCACCGGACGGCGAATTGCTGAAAGATAAAACTTTCACCGCAGCGGATTTGCCGGAAGAAGTTTCCATCAACGTAAAACCGCGCGATTATTTTGCGGTCGAACCGAATGAAGATCCCAATTTCGGGAAATCCGCGCGATTGCGCGGACGCGTTATCGAGGCGCTCGACCGGCAGGAAATTGAATTTACGCAAGTGGTTATCTGGGGCGCGACCAAAGATGAGCCGCAGGAACAGGATTTCCGGGCGCTGATCGTCGCGGATACCGACGACAAAGGCTACTTTTCCGGTCCGCTGCCGCGCGGCGTGTTCACCGCTGCTTACGGCGTTGTTGCCGTTGGCGACGGTGTGACCGTTCCCATCCATTTGCTGGATGACCAAACGTTCCCGGAAAATGTGATTTTGGTGGTTAATCTCGACGATGTGCCGTTGCCCGCACCCGAAGAAGAGGACGATTGCGAATGCCACAAAAAACCGCCGGCAGTCCCGCGCGATCCCGATTCCGCAGATCTTTCTCGCGCCGATGGCACTTACAGCCAGGATTTGGGCAAGGGCGGCTGCATCGATTTTACCCGACCGGATCGCACGCTGGATGAATTCACCTATTCGTATGTGGTGCGCACGACCGAGCCGAGCATCAAAGGGATGACGCTCGAAGAACCGGACAAAATTTCCGCAAATCTGCTGCTCAATTTGCTGCCGGCACAATTTACAACGGCTGCTTTCGCAGAAAAAAATGAAGCGTCAACGGCTGCCCGCATTGTAACGAATCAGGCAAAAACCGGGTTACCGGTGGAAAAAATCGACGCCAAAATTTTGCGAACGCTCGCCAACGATCCCGATGGGTTTTCGCTGACCAAACTGACCACCGCCGCAAACCGCACGCTTCATGCGGATATTCTGCGACTGGTGGGCAAACACCTGCGTTTCGCTCCGCAGCGCACCCGCCTCGATTGCAAAAATGCCGTCGATTGGGATGACGAACCAACGATTTATCAAGCCTGCACCATCGCGCACGGACATGTGCTGCGTTTCAAACAGGAGTGGATTGCCGATGGCTATTCGCTCGGCAATTTGTTGCACAGCATTCCGCTGGCACCGGGACAGAAAAAGCAGATCGCGATTGTCGATTGGGAACGCCGCGAATCCGCCGCAAGGCAGGAATCGTTGAGCGAAAGCGAGCAGTTGGACGCGTTCATCAGCCGCGACCGCGATATTCACGAAATCGTCAACGCAACTGTGGCGGAAAGCACGCGCGGCGGCTCGTCCGCCAAAACCGGATCGTTCGGCGGCGGCATCGGCATCGGCGCTATTTTGGGGCCGGTCGGCGGGCTTTTGGGCATCGGCGGCGGTTCCAGCAAAGCGAGTTCGTCCGCGTGGCAAAATTCATCCCGCAAAACTGCGGCGGACAGCCTGCAAATGCTCCGCGACCGCACAATTCAGGGCGCATCGTCGATTCGCAATCAACGCTCGACCGTCGTGCAAACCGTTAGGCAGGGCGAGCGCGTGACCGCGCAAACTGAATCGCTGGCGAATTACAACCATTGCCACGCCATCACCATCCAGTATTTTGAAGTGCTGCGCCATTTGCTGGTGCGCCAACGCCTCACCGATGTGCAGGAATGCCTTTTCGTACCGTTGCTGATGACCCGTTTCAATCGCGACAAAGCCTTGCGCTGGCGAAACACATTGCAACGCAGCGTTTTCGGACGGCTCCGCACCGGTTTTGCAGCGCTGGAACGCATCGAAAATAATTATGTTGGCAGCGATTTGCCGGTTGGCACTTATGCGGATCAGACCATCGATAACATCGACGGCGACCTGTATTTGCGTTTCGAGCTCGCCCGCCCGAAAGATGTGGACGACGCGTTCCACGCCGCCAGTTGGGGATTTCTGAGCTTTTTGTTGCCGCATATCGATGCCAAACAATTTTACGATAACCATTTGAAAGAACAGAGTTTAAAGGATCAGATTTTCTTCCGCGAACTCGGTCCGCGCATTGCCGAACGGTTTGTGCAAAATCTGGATGTTTACGCGGTGGATAACAACAATGTGGAGCACCGGCTCAATCTCGATCCCACCCTCGTTTCCGATTTTGTGAACGACAGCCGGTTGTATGTCTCGCTGCGGATGAGCGACGCACTCTCGCCGATCGCCCGGAAAGATATCAAGTTCATCAAAATCAGCAATCGTTCGATCAGTCTCGGCGGGCTGCTGCTGTATAACGCGCTGCCGGCGAATTCCAAAGTGATTGTGGAATCGGGAAGCATGCGCTATCAAACCAAATATTCCAGCGATTATCTGTTCCGCAATTCCCGGATTTACAACGACTTAACCGCAAATGATGACGTCCGGATTTTCACGCCGCTCAACAGCCAGGAAATCCGCAATCCCCGCGAAGAGGATAAGGAATTGTCGCGGCAACTGCTCGATCATCTGAACGAGCATCTGGAATTTTATCACCACCGGATTTGGTGGGCGATGAGTGCGGATCGCCGTTACATGTTGCTGGACGGATTTATCGCGCCGAACAGCAGCAACAAAAGCGTGGCATCCGTGGTGGAAAATGAGCTGATCGGCATCGTCGGCAACAGCCTCATTTTACCGGTTTCGCGCGGTTATCACCTCGATCCGACCTTCAAACAGGATGTCGAAAATCCGATTGATTTGCTGGACCATTACGCGCCGAACACGCCCATCGAGCCAACGCGCATGGCAATCCCGACGCGCGGCGTTTACGCCGAAGCCGTGATGGGCGCCTGCAATTCCTGCGAATTCAAAGAGGAAGAACGGTTCTGGCGTTGGGAAGAATCGCCGATCCCGGATTCGCCTGCGGCGATCTCACCGGTCAGCACGGAATCGCGTCGCGCCGAAGCGCCGGACCTCACAGCGAAAGATTTCCCGGCATCGATCATCAACATGCAAACCGCACCGAACGCACCGGATCCGACCGGATTGGCCGCCGCGTTGCAGTTGATCGGTCAGCCGAATCTGTTCAAAGATATTACCGGATTGACCGGCAACCAGCAAAACGCCATCGCCGCGCTCAATTCCGCGATGGAAACCGCCAAATTCTTTGGCGGACAGGCGGCAAATCTGGCGATCCAGGGCAGAATGGCCCGCGATGTGGACAAAGCCATGCGCACCATTCAGTCTGCCAAACAGAACGGATTGATCAATGAAGAGCAGGCAAATGAATTGATGGCCAGCGCCATTCGCGGCATGATCGGCGGCGGCGCAGAGAAAAAAGACAAGCCGCTGACACAGGAACCGCAGGTGGAAAAAGCCATCAGCAACAGCACTCAGCGCGGTGAAAAAGTGAAAATCCAGCGCGGCAGTGAGTCTGTTGAGCTCGGCGAAAAAGAAAAAGGCGAAGGTTCGGAAAGTTTCGATTACAACGTTCCGGGCATTGTGCCGATTATCGCGCAGCCGTCCAACCTCACCTGCTGGGCAACCGTCGCAACCATGATGGTTAGTTGGAAAGACAGTGTATCCTACCCGATTACAGATGTTATGGATACTGCCGGTGCCATTTACCGCACCAAGTTCGATAACAACCAAGGATTGCTCGGCTCCGAAAAACCGGCGTTTCTGGCAGCGCTCGGATTAACCGGTGAAGCGCCGCAGAGCTATTCTGTTCAGGGATTCCGCAATCTGCTGGAAAGCGTTGGTCCGCTGTGGGCAACCACAGACGAACTGCCCGGCGACGGATTCGCGATTCACGCGCGGATTGTGACCGGCATGTTCGGAGACGGCACGCCGGAAAACACCTTCCTGCGCATCAACGATCCTGCTGGCGGTCGCCAATACAGCGAAACATTCCTGAAATTCATGCAAAAATTCGAAGAAGTTGCCGCGGGCGGATTGCGCGTCCAGATTGTGCACTTCTAA